One window of the Marinilactibacillus sp. Marseille-P9653 genome contains the following:
- a CDS encoding hemolysin family protein, translated as MNSDPGSLQPLIGHVALIVLLTVIYGVFAAVEMSLISLNQTKIIELSIEGNKKAKKVLLLLEKSDDYLIAVRIILTLAALFSSALASFYYTDYLAGMMGEFASARILSMIIITLIVSSVFLVFGEQLPKAIAAQDPDQTAMLLVGIVLLVRKLFIPIVWTLKMITKLMKKIIPINFDAHEDTMTRDEFRTFIEQSHHHEVIDLEEFSMLKGVLSLDNKIAREVMVPRTDSFMLDYEDSNKENIDAMLNTPHSRVPLYFEDKDNILGIVHVKNLLKASKDQALYDIDLKEISNEALFVPETIYIDDLIFQMKRTQNQMAVLNDEYGGVVGIVTLEDLLEEIVGEIDDEYDQTNSLFEEISDQKFVVDGSAPIEKFNDYFGTKIESEDVDTIAGYFITEFGSVPSKNDEAFLKLEDLLMKVDSLEGSRILTLRVEKIQLEDTLGELVEGQG; from the coding sequence ATGAATTCTGATCCCGGGAGTCTGCAGCCCTTAATTGGGCATGTAGCACTTATTGTTTTGTTGACGGTTATCTATGGCGTTTTTGCTGCAGTCGAAATGTCATTGATTTCACTGAATCAAACCAAAATTATCGAGTTATCAATTGAAGGAAACAAGAAAGCCAAAAAGGTGTTACTGTTGTTAGAAAAGTCGGATGACTATCTGATTGCAGTTCGTATTATTCTGACACTTGCTGCGCTCTTTAGTAGTGCGTTAGCATCGTTTTACTATACTGACTACCTGGCTGGTATGATGGGAGAATTTGCTTCTGCCAGAATTCTGAGTATGATCATTATTACACTGATTGTCTCATCTGTGTTTCTTGTATTTGGAGAGCAGCTGCCTAAAGCGATTGCTGCTCAAGACCCCGACCAAACTGCAATGTTGCTCGTAGGGATCGTTCTTCTAGTTCGCAAACTATTTATCCCGATTGTTTGGACGTTGAAAATGATCACAAAACTGATGAAAAAAATTATTCCGATTAATTTTGATGCTCATGAAGATACGATGACAAGAGATGAATTCCGTACCTTTATAGAGCAGAGTCATCACCATGAAGTCATCGATCTGGAAGAATTTTCAATGTTAAAAGGGGTCTTATCTCTGGACAACAAAATTGCCAGAGAAGTGATGGTTCCAAGAACCGATTCGTTTATGTTGGACTATGAAGATTCTAATAAAGAAAATATTGATGCTATGCTGAACACCCCGCACTCTAGAGTGCCGTTATATTTCGAAGATAAAGATAATATACTAGGGATTGTTCACGTGAAAAATTTGTTGAAGGCTTCGAAAGATCAAGCCCTCTATGATATTGATTTAAAAGAAATCAGTAATGAAGCGTTATTTGTACCGGAAACTATTTACATTGATGATTTGATTTTTCAAATGAAACGAACTCAAAACCAAATGGCTGTATTGAACGACGAATACGGTGGTGTGGTTGGTATCGTTACACTAGAAGACCTTCTTGAAGAAATCGTTGGAGAAATCGATGACGAATATGATCAGACGAATAGTCTGTTTGAAGAAATTTCTGATCAGAAATTTGTCGTTGATGGATCAGCACCGATAGAGAAGTTTAATGATTATTTTGGTACCAAGATAGAATCTGAAGATGTTGATACGATTGCCGGTTACTTCATAACGGAGTTTGGTAGTGTGCCAAGCAAAAACGATGAAGCATTCTTGAAGTTAGAAGACTTGTTAATGAAAGTAGATTCACTTGAAGGTTCTCGAATATTGACTTTACGCGTTGAAAAAATTCAACTTGAAGATACTTTGGGAGAACTAGTGGAAGGTCAGGGCTAA
- a CDS encoding DUF2179 domain-containing protein translates to MLLTIFLINVVYVTLNTLRMMLTMKGYQSIAPFIAMVEISIYVVGLGLVLDNLDNVINIFVYALGFGVGIFAGMKIENYLALGHILVTTIVPEDGWEIANKLRDQGYGVTTTQAYGREGNRYVLEILTPRSNERDLYKMIHQIESKAFIISYEPRYINGGFWTKKIKKNKLSKSKKSGNSSKS, encoded by the coding sequence ATGTTATTAACGATATTCTTAATAAACGTCGTTTACGTAACGTTAAACACACTTAGAATGATGCTGACTATGAAAGGGTATCAGTCGATTGCACCTTTTATTGCTATGGTTGAAATCTCTATTTACGTTGTCGGGTTAGGATTAGTGCTAGATAACTTGGATAATGTCATTAATATATTCGTGTACGCTCTAGGGTTTGGAGTGGGGATTTTTGCGGGGATGAAGATTGAGAATTATTTAGCGCTAGGTCATATACTGGTTACAACAATTGTTCCAGAAGATGGATGGGAAATCGCTAACAAACTCAGAGACCAAGGATATGGAGTCACTACTACGCAAGCTTATGGTAGAGAAGGCAACCGATACGTACTTGAAATATTGACACCTAGATCAAATGAGCGTGATCTTTATAAAATGATTCATCAAATCGAATCAAAAGCTTTCATCATTTCATATGAGCCTAGATATATTAATGGCGGTTTCTGGACGAAAAAAATCAAGAAAAATAAATTATCAAAATCCAAAAAGTCTGGAAATAGTTCAAAAAGCTGA
- a CDS encoding 5-(carboxyamino)imidazole ribonucleotide synthase, producing MIEWIQPGKTIGIVGGGSVARLLALSAKKMGYKIGLLDPDPICSASSIADWHLRAELTNEKAFRDLALKSDMVIYETEAFHTDYLRMMKRSLPVPQGEDLLAISQDRVLQKAFLESHSINIAPFATIVSMDDVRESVQSIGYPCVLKANRTDERYRQHTVLYDDSDIEKTEDLLNSGASVLEAWIPFERELCIAIVKDSSGKILTYPVAEMMYRQDKFFQSIVPARIDYEVQQEVTRIARIVAENIDFQGVIALEILTTSTGSLYVNEIVGHPHQAYHYTTDWTELSQYEAHIRAVCGWPLPEEIKIPSTSVMRLFNQNQLEEAYTQARIQQDWKFTFYQGDPEDIYTEKGHLTVQTDDINQTVTLLSDIGM from the coding sequence ATGATTGAATGGATTCAACCTGGAAAGACGATTGGGATTGTAGGGGGAGGGAGTGTAGCTAGACTGCTTGCTCTTTCTGCAAAAAAAATGGGTTATAAGATTGGACTATTAGATCCTGACCCAATCTGTTCTGCGAGCAGCATTGCTGATTGGCATCTTAGAGCAGAACTTACAAACGAGAAAGCTTTCAGAGATTTAGCCCTCAAGAGTGATATGGTCATTTACGAAACGGAAGCCTTTCACACAGATTATTTGAGAATGATGAAACGCTCACTTCCGGTACCACAAGGAGAAGATTTACTGGCGATTTCTCAAGATAGAGTTTTACAGAAAGCTTTTCTCGAATCACACAGTATCAACATTGCTCCGTTCGCGACGATTGTCTCAATGGATGATGTCCGCGAATCTGTACAGAGCATAGGGTATCCTTGTGTGCTAAAAGCTAACCGCACGGATGAACGTTACCGTCAACACACTGTATTGTATGATGATAGCGATATTGAAAAAACAGAAGACTTATTGAATTCAGGAGCAAGCGTATTAGAAGCATGGATACCATTTGAAAGAGAACTTTGTATTGCAATCGTAAAAGACTCGTCTGGAAAAATATTGACATATCCGGTCGCAGAAATGATGTATCGTCAAGACAAATTCTTCCAGAGTATTGTTCCTGCGAGAATTGACTATGAAGTACAGCAAGAAGTTACTCGTATTGCCCGTATTGTTGCTGAGAATATTGATTTTCAAGGGGTCATTGCTTTAGAAATACTGACCACATCTACAGGATCACTCTATGTTAATGAGATTGTAGGACATCCTCATCAAGCATATCATTACACAACGGACTGGACTGAGCTTTCACAGTACGAAGCTCATATTAGAGCGGTTTGTGGATGGCCTTTACCTGAAGAAATTAAGATACCCTCAACGAGTGTTATGAGACTGTTTAATCAAAATCAGTTAGAAGAAGCTTACACGCAAGCTAGAATACAACAAGACTGGAAATTCACTTTTTATCAAGGTGATCCAGAAGATATCTACACTGAAAAAGGGCATTTAACCGTACAGACAGATGATATCAATCAGACAGTGACCTTATTATCAGATATTGGTATGTAA
- a CDS encoding GntR family transcriptional regulator: MSKQKRREIEAYQYMKAKIDNREWLPQKQLKEQELTSELKMSRTPVRNAFLQLEKEGLIVIEPYKGAKVLSKEIDIKAFQDRIKFIELMIIHYFLKLEKEEKSIDMKAPAEKLQSMQGCSQSAQPEFENLELEFWQYILTMENNQYHHSLIMTCFKELFPEEGSIKKVLYQSRQTKIKHYQQLVAFLSEANYPYARREIRIVLNQIRLNVIQSID; this comes from the coding sequence ATGTCAAAGCAGAAAAGAAGAGAAATAGAAGCTTATCAATATATGAAAGCGAAAATTGATAACAGAGAATGGTTGCCGCAAAAGCAGCTCAAGGAGCAAGAATTGACTTCAGAACTCAAAATGAGTCGCACACCGGTACGCAATGCGTTTCTTCAACTGGAAAAAGAAGGACTTATTGTGATTGAGCCCTATAAAGGCGCAAAGGTTCTTTCAAAAGAAATTGATATCAAAGCTTTTCAAGATAGAATAAAATTTATTGAACTGATGATCATACATTATTTTCTAAAGCTTGAAAAAGAAGAAAAAAGTATCGATATGAAAGCCCCGGCTGAAAAACTACAAAGTATGCAAGGTTGTAGTCAATCAGCTCAGCCAGAATTTGAGAATCTGGAGTTGGAGTTCTGGCAGTACATTTTAACTATGGAAAATAATCAATACCACCACTCGTTGATCATGACGTGTTTCAAGGAATTATTTCCAGAAGAAGGTAGTATAAAAAAAGTGTTATATCAAAGCCGCCAGACTAAAATAAAACACTATCAGCAATTAGTGGCTTTTTTATCAGAAGCGAACTATCCTTATGCTAGACGAGAAATAAGAATAGTATTGAATCAAATCAGATTGAATGTTATTCAGAGTATAGATTAA
- the pcrA gene encoding DNA helicase PcrA has translation MVLRKDILNGMNPKQKEAAAYTEGPLLIMAGAGSGKTRVLTHRISYLIEEKGVNPWNILAITFTNKAASEMKARVSKLVKDGGSDVWVSTFHSMCVRILRREADQIGYNRSFTISDPGEQQTLMKRILKRQNIDPKKYNPRAILSEISNAKNKLQNESEYRAQASDYFGKIVADCYDDYQRELRTAQAVDFDDLIMLTVRLFEEHPDTLKVYQTKFQYIHVDEYQDTNHAQYRLVQLLADRLRNICVVGDADQSIYGWRGADMENIMNFEKDYPEAKVIFLEQNYRSTKNILAAANHVISNNINRKDKKLWTDNHDGHKIVYYRAGNEHEESRYIIQQIKEEMENDSKKKYDDFAVLYRTNAQSRVMEETLIKTNIPYRMVGGHKFYDRKEIKDILAYLTLIANPSDNLSFSRVVNVPKRGIGASSVDKLRLSAEEMGWSLYEAALNAQVTNLTGRAANKLEVFATMLNDFRKMAEYLTVTELTEEILDKSDYLPTLKKERTLESEARIENINEFLSVTQQFDEDPQEDKSLISFLTDLALLSDLDRDESDEPASEITLMTLHAAKGLEFPVVFLIGMEDGLFPLSRAELDEKEMEEERRLAYVGITRAEQKLYLSNAMNRTLYGKTQMNRPSRFLDEIEEDLLERLESNSLRPFSNGINKGFGNRSNDHTPINKKVKTVYTHPTGNSGAESLEWTVGDKANHKAWGIGTVVKISGSGQDLQLDIAFPGIGIKPLLATFAPIEKV, from the coding sequence TTGGTACTGCGTAAAGATATTTTAAACGGAATGAATCCTAAGCAAAAAGAAGCAGCCGCATATACTGAAGGGCCACTTTTGATTATGGCAGGAGCCGGTTCAGGTAAAACAAGAGTACTGACTCACCGTATTTCTTACCTGATTGAAGAAAAAGGCGTAAACCCCTGGAATATATTAGCCATAACCTTTACAAATAAAGCCGCGTCAGAAATGAAAGCCCGTGTCTCAAAGCTCGTTAAAGATGGCGGGAGCGACGTATGGGTCTCTACTTTTCACTCGATGTGTGTACGCATTTTAAGAAGAGAAGCTGATCAAATTGGCTATAATCGTTCTTTCACAATCAGTGATCCTGGCGAACAACAAACGTTGATGAAAAGAATACTAAAAAGACAAAACATAGATCCTAAAAAATATAATCCAAGAGCTATTTTGTCTGAAATCAGTAATGCTAAAAATAAATTGCAAAATGAATCTGAATATCGTGCGCAAGCGAGTGATTACTTCGGAAAGATCGTTGCGGATTGTTACGATGATTATCAGCGAGAACTTAGAACAGCTCAGGCAGTAGATTTTGATGATTTGATTATGCTGACTGTAAGACTATTTGAAGAACACCCTGATACACTTAAAGTTTATCAGACAAAGTTTCAATATATACACGTAGATGAGTATCAGGATACAAACCACGCTCAATACCGATTGGTACAACTACTTGCAGACCGTTTGCGCAACATCTGTGTCGTTGGAGATGCAGATCAAAGTATTTATGGTTGGCGTGGCGCTGATATGGAAAATATTATGAATTTTGAAAAAGATTATCCGGAAGCTAAAGTCATTTTTCTTGAACAAAATTATCGTTCAACAAAAAATATTCTTGCAGCTGCGAATCATGTAATTTCTAATAATATTAATCGTAAAGATAAAAAATTATGGACTGATAACCATGATGGTCATAAAATCGTTTATTATCGTGCTGGAAATGAGCATGAAGAATCAAGATACATCATTCAGCAAATCAAAGAAGAGATGGAAAATGATTCCAAGAAGAAATACGATGACTTCGCTGTTCTTTATAGAACAAATGCTCAATCAAGGGTCATGGAAGAAACACTGATCAAAACCAATATTCCTTACCGAATGGTAGGGGGGCACAAATTCTATGATAGAAAAGAAATCAAAGATATTCTCGCATATCTTACATTGATTGCGAATCCATCAGATAACTTGAGTTTCAGTAGAGTTGTGAATGTTCCTAAGAGAGGTATTGGGGCGAGTTCAGTAGATAAATTAAGACTGTCAGCAGAAGAGATGGGTTGGTCTTTATATGAAGCCGCATTGAATGCTCAAGTCACTAATCTGACTGGCCGTGCTGCTAATAAGCTAGAAGTTTTTGCGACGATGTTGAATGACTTCAGAAAAATGGCTGAGTATTTGACGGTTACAGAATTAACAGAAGAAATCCTGGATAAGAGTGACTATCTACCAACGTTAAAAAAAGAGCGTACTCTTGAATCAGAAGCACGAATTGAAAATATTAATGAGTTTCTTTCTGTTACGCAGCAATTTGACGAAGATCCTCAAGAAGATAAAAGCTTGATCTCTTTCCTTACTGATCTTGCCTTATTGTCTGATCTAGATAGAGATGAATCAGATGAACCAGCAAGTGAAATCACGTTAATGACATTGCATGCTGCAAAAGGTTTAGAGTTTCCAGTAGTCTTCTTAATTGGTATGGAAGACGGACTGTTCCCGTTATCACGAGCAGAACTGGACGAGAAAGAAATGGAAGAAGAAAGACGTCTGGCTTACGTTGGAATCACACGAGCGGAACAGAAACTATATCTGTCAAATGCTATGAATAGAACCCTTTACGGGAAAACTCAGATGAATCGGCCTTCTAGGTTCTTAGATGAGATTGAAGAAGACTTGCTGGAAAGACTAGAGTCCAATAGTTTACGACCATTTTCTAATGGGATCAATAAAGGCTTTGGAAACAGATCAAATGATCATACTCCAATAAATAAAAAAGTTAAAACTGTCTACACACATCCCACAGGTAATAGTGGTGCAGAAAGTCTTGAATGGACGGTAGGCGACAAAGCCAACCACAAAGCTTGGGGTATTGGAACAGTTGTCAAAATCAGTGGTTCTGGACAAGATCTTCAATTGGATATCGCCTTTCCAGGAATTGGAATCAAACCACTATTAGCCACTTTTGCACCGATTGAAAAAGTATAA
- the ligA gene encoding NAD-dependent DNA ligase LigA — protein sequence MVLDNDFKQAQERVDELITLLDRYSHEYYVLDRPSIEDSEYDKLYHELLHLEETYPALVQQDSPTQRVGGTLLPGFEKVEHDLPMLSLDNAFDLEGLQAFDKRVQQLVSGEIEYECELKIDGLAVSLKYEEGKLTQAVTRGDGRVGENVTGNVKTIKAVPLKLRRPVSIEARGEIYMPKASFIKLNTDREEQGEAVFANPRNAAAGTLRNLDPKVTASRNLNLFLYSMVQYGELEIETQSEALETLEELGLRTNPDRAVFQSIEGVWSYIEKYQEKRTQLPYEIDGIVIKVNRFDEQEQAGYTVKAPRWAIAYKFPAEETKTRINEIEWSVGRTGVVTPTAIMDAVQLAGTTVKRASLHNVDLIKERDIRLDDLVFVRKAGDIIPEVVRVDFDSRPENSVPCEIPVNCPACASELVHLEDEVALRCVNPKCPAQAKERLIHFVSRNAMNIDGLGEKIVIQLFERHLVEDVSNLYDLDLEQLMTLDKIAEKSADNLLKAIEGSKKNSMERLLFGLGIKHVGAKAARLLSEKYETIEALKQANQEDIQVIEGIGEIIAESVVAFFELEAAIDLLDKLKAHGVNMIYTGPKKVETADKTSVFYDKTIVITGKLEHFKRNELKETLTRLGANVTGSISKKTDILIAGADAGSKLTKAQELEVPVWDEEALINEIGQ from the coding sequence ATGGTATTAGATAATGATTTTAAACAAGCTCAAGAAAGAGTTGATGAACTAATCACACTTTTAGATCGTTATAGTCATGAATATTATGTTCTGGATCGACCGTCAATCGAGGATAGCGAATACGATAAACTCTACCACGAACTTTTACATCTGGAAGAAACCTATCCTGCTCTTGTTCAGCAGGATTCACCTACTCAAAGAGTCGGCGGAACCTTACTACCGGGATTTGAAAAAGTAGAACACGATTTACCGATGCTAAGTCTAGATAATGCATTTGATTTGGAAGGATTGCAGGCATTTGATAAACGCGTTCAGCAATTAGTTAGTGGAGAGATTGAATACGAGTGTGAGCTGAAAATAGATGGATTAGCTGTATCGCTTAAATACGAAGAAGGAAAGCTGACGCAGGCTGTTACCAGAGGTGACGGACGTGTCGGAGAAAATGTAACAGGTAACGTGAAAACAATCAAAGCAGTCCCGCTTAAATTAAGACGTCCTGTAAGCATAGAGGCACGTGGTGAAATTTATATGCCGAAAGCTTCTTTTATCAAGTTGAATACAGACAGAGAAGAACAAGGAGAAGCCGTTTTTGCTAATCCTAGAAATGCTGCGGCTGGAACGTTAAGAAACCTTGATCCAAAAGTAACAGCCTCTAGAAATTTAAACCTCTTCTTATATTCCATGGTACAATATGGAGAATTGGAAATAGAGACACAAAGTGAAGCTTTAGAGACTCTTGAAGAGCTTGGTTTAAGAACAAATCCGGACCGTGCTGTCTTTCAATCCATTGAAGGTGTCTGGTCGTATATCGAAAAGTACCAAGAGAAAAGAACACAGTTACCTTATGAAATTGACGGTATCGTAATCAAAGTGAATCGGTTTGATGAGCAAGAACAAGCGGGTTATACAGTTAAAGCGCCTAGATGGGCCATTGCTTATAAGTTCCCAGCTGAAGAAACGAAGACACGGATCAATGAAATCGAATGGTCTGTTGGAAGAACGGGTGTTGTAACACCTACAGCGATCATGGATGCTGTCCAGTTGGCCGGTACGACTGTGAAAAGAGCTAGTCTGCATAATGTTGATTTGATTAAAGAAAGAGATATCCGTTTGGATGATCTGGTATTCGTCCGTAAAGCTGGCGATATTATTCCAGAAGTGGTACGCGTTGACTTTGATTCGCGACCTGAAAATAGTGTTCCTTGTGAGATACCAGTAAATTGCCCAGCTTGTGCGAGTGAACTCGTTCATTTAGAAGACGAAGTCGCTTTGAGATGTGTGAATCCTAAATGTCCTGCGCAAGCTAAAGAAAGATTGATTCACTTTGTTTCCCGCAATGCCATGAATATCGATGGATTAGGTGAGAAAATTGTCATTCAGCTCTTTGAACGTCACCTTGTTGAAGATGTGTCGAATTTGTATGACTTAGATTTAGAGCAGTTAATGACATTAGATAAAATCGCCGAGAAATCTGCTGACAACTTGTTGAAAGCTATAGAAGGATCTAAAAAGAACTCTATGGAGAGATTATTATTTGGACTTGGAATCAAGCATGTTGGTGCCAAGGCAGCACGACTATTATCTGAAAAATATGAAACGATTGAAGCTTTAAAGCAAGCGAATCAAGAAGATATACAAGTGATAGAAGGTATTGGGGAAATCATTGCAGAAAGTGTTGTGGCCTTTTTTGAACTAGAAGCAGCCATCGATTTACTCGATAAACTCAAAGCACATGGTGTCAATATGATCTATACTGGACCGAAAAAAGTAGAGACAGCTGATAAGACATCCGTTTTCTACGATAAGACAATTGTTATAACAGGTAAATTAGAACACTTTAAACGAAATGAGTTAAAAGAAACACTGACAAGATTAGGTGCAAATGTTACAGGCAGTATTTCTAAGAAAACAGACATACTGATTGCAGGTGCAGACGCTGGTAGCAAATTGACTAAAGCCCAGGAGTTAGAAGTACCTGTCTGGGACGAAGAAGCGTTAATCAATGAGATTGGTCAGTGA
- a CDS encoding CamS family sex pheromone protein, with translation MNKKWILASLSGLTLFLASCNILPDPVGTEEQSVEQTEENDGEAAESNDSVVVETRIDDNYYRPLITEEGTYEPSQNRGITRSLNSNVNIKTFEEDLMRLSQKYFSTDNHYFQEGQLLPANLATSWLRRAEPLTEEQIEEGETILGLNPEDNGSQDPESRAPNYLSSILEQDFYTQTDDGIQLAGISIGLSLNSVDYYRNDQQQEQQQEISKEDLLREGQRIGSEIVSRMRELEGVGTVPIMVGLYQQSTRDNFAGGIYISEGLSENGADSISNWNQVNESRLVFPVEGMQSAEGNSFANFKSKVENFFPNLSGITGVAHYVDDNLVSLQIEIVTQFYGKGEIIAFTQYLNEAANSYLSENLPIEIKVESLNGIESFLKRDAEETEFTTHVFN, from the coding sequence ATGAATAAAAAATGGATACTGGCAAGCCTATCTGGACTAACATTATTTCTAGCTTCCTGCAATATACTGCCTGACCCAGTAGGGACAGAGGAGCAATCAGTTGAACAAACTGAAGAAAACGATGGGGAAGCAGCAGAAAGTAATGATTCAGTTGTTGTTGAAACTAGAATCGATGATAATTATTATCGCCCGTTAATTACTGAAGAAGGTACCTATGAGCCAAGCCAAAATCGTGGAATAACAAGATCTCTAAATTCAAATGTGAATATCAAAACATTTGAAGAGGATTTAATGAGGTTATCACAGAAATATTTTTCAACGGATAATCATTATTTCCAAGAAGGACAATTGCTTCCCGCGAATTTAGCTACTAGCTGGTTACGTCGTGCTGAGCCACTTACTGAAGAACAGATAGAAGAAGGAGAAACGATTCTTGGGTTAAATCCAGAAGATAATGGAAGTCAAGATCCTGAATCGAGAGCACCGAATTATCTGAGTTCTATTTTAGAACAAGACTTCTACACGCAGACTGACGATGGAATTCAACTTGCTGGAATCAGTATAGGGTTATCACTGAATTCAGTTGATTATTATCGTAACGATCAGCAGCAAGAACAACAGCAAGAAATCAGTAAAGAAGATTTGTTACGAGAAGGACAAAGAATCGGAAGTGAAATCGTTTCGAGAATGCGTGAACTAGAAGGCGTAGGAACAGTTCCAATCATGGTTGGACTTTACCAACAATCGACTAGAGATAATTTTGCCGGAGGCATTTATATTTCCGAAGGTCTTAGTGAAAATGGAGCAGATTCTATCTCTAACTGGAACCAAGTCAATGAAAGTAGACTCGTATTTCCAGTAGAAGGCATGCAGAGTGCGGAAGGAAACAGTTTTGCTAATTTTAAATCAAAAGTAGAAAACTTTTTCCCTAATTTAAGTGGTATCACAGGAGTCGCGCATTACGTTGACGATAATTTAGTAAGTCTTCAAATCGAAATCGTTACGCAATTTTATGGAAAAGGTGAAATCATTGCTTTTACTCAGTATCTGAATGAAGCCGCAAATTCATACCTATCTGAAAATCTACCCATTGAAATTAAAGTAGAATCTTTGAACGGTATTGAATCATTCCTGAAGCGAGATGCGGAAGAAACGGAATTTACGACACACGTCTTTAATTAA
- the gatC gene encoding Asp-tRNA(Asn)/Glu-tRNA(Gln) amidotransferase subunit GatC, protein MSINEETVKHVAKLAKLEFKEEEIHDFTEGMDKIINMVEQLEDLDTTGVEGTYHGITHHSVLREDKAKLEVSREDLFTNVKTKQDGFIKVPAIMDNGESGA, encoded by the coding sequence ATGTCTATAAACGAAGAAACAGTTAAGCACGTTGCCAAACTGGCAAAGCTTGAATTCAAAGAAGAAGAGATCCATGACTTTACTGAAGGCATGGACAAAATCATTAACATGGTGGAACAATTAGAAGATCTGGATACGACAGGTGTAGAAGGTACGTATCATGGCATTACCCATCACAGTGTGCTTCGTGAGGATAAAGCGAAGCTTGAAGTCTCTAGAGAAGATTTGTTTACAAATGTTAAAACCAAACAAGATGGGTTTATCAAAGTACCCGCAATTATGGATAATGGGGAGAGTGGAGCATAA